From Bifidobacterium sp. ESL0790, one genomic window encodes:
- a CDS encoding BspA family leucine-rich repeat surface protein codes for MRSWNRAAVGVVVAAAMTVATGVAAFADGSDDASVQQSESVSQQAAQGASSSEAAPAAPGETTPSDDASQGQTPEPGSGSSLAAQGSSSQGGNDQSKQSKQSQQTPGPQSGDQTGQQPQAQGSGDCDKSGIWKNGTAPYRYEQVGDGCVVHVGAGTIAGDQYRANANEKATAPWIDRGAMAVSDVSSVKIVGISFEGPVTIYAQPDSQGVHKSMERLFTGLPYLKTVTGLNNIDTTGVVSLGYLFQYDKSLESVDVSGWDTSQVKSMSMVFAGNKSLTEIKGLANWDVSQVQYMVSMFAGTQEITNLDGVQGWHPDSLKWSNRMFENMPLLANLDLSAWAGHTPNLEDITEMFDNDLSTPSQLHLTGLGGWSTPKLTNMRFAFFGCYQLTSLDLSGWDMTHITDPNNDVDAFPYSLQSITLGPKARLYYSYSGGYVYSAFYGSPINGGALPQYNFTGKWAESLDDAIPYSGSYDSATLGDLTQTHGFRGGTFVWERSAKLTFDKNAEDATGEVNDITKTAAEFSAAHPGDVVVPNASYSRTGFEFAGWKIDGSDTVYHAADHVSLTAPGTVTLHAQWTKKSTGQTSLQGYHAKYEVLYHATTAGVGTHHTVTIKHGYQGACAGQPNMPPQCDVFTVDGNSANDVMHQNRTVLDGMGVYELQIKRTPYLFKTWNTKPDGTGTTYRAGDTIALHPGVTNLYTQWEPGAKYKVTYDSNKPQDATTVTGSMGPVRMTIRGVDHPHVNYFNYKYTLLDNVYAIDPGTPANMGSWKFIGWSTERHGISSTTYAPGQRIGLKPGSTKLYAQWVRLPGHMDGVVAATYMVRYLPNTPDDATSSGVMADDIFHVNKHDDPTADFNDQSRTVLDNEYTVDGYRFTGWTTEARGGTHYAPGDRIEHMSPGMVTLYAHWQKVSTPRRQGGQTPLPGGGNNPLIRVVPTPVIVPAANTAANGNGQGSDDMVKGKHGARPKCMPSSVENRLRNKARSHAKTADWIVTDESQVDANAAAWSDAEYEGLPRCAAVAPSNVTSGANTQMNWWWLLFLIALTALVLWFVFFKRRRQDIWPVRHFSGERNRAA; via the coding sequence ATGAGATCGTGGAACAGAGCAGCGGTCGGCGTGGTGGTCGCCGCGGCGATGACCGTCGCCACCGGTGTCGCGGCGTTCGCCGATGGTTCCGATGACGCTTCGGTCCAGCAGTCGGAGAGTGTTTCGCAGCAGGCCGCGCAAGGTGCTTCTTCGTCCGAGGCGGCCCCGGCCGCTCCCGGTGAGACAACGCCAAGTGATGATGCCTCCCAAGGTCAGACGCCCGAGCCGGGCAGCGGCTCCTCGTTGGCCGCTCAAGGCTCGTCGTCGCAGGGCGGCAATGACCAGTCCAAGCAGTCCAAGCAGTCTCAGCAGACGCCGGGCCCGCAGTCCGGCGATCAGACCGGCCAGCAGCCGCAGGCGCAAGGCAGTGGCGATTGTGATAAGTCCGGCATATGGAAGAATGGCACCGCTCCTTATCGCTACGAACAGGTCGGCGACGGGTGTGTGGTCCATGTTGGCGCCGGCACTATCGCTGGCGATCAGTACAGGGCCAATGCCAACGAAAAGGCGACAGCTCCCTGGATTGACCGTGGCGCGATGGCGGTCAGTGATGTGTCAAGTGTGAAGATCGTCGGCATCTCCTTTGAAGGGCCGGTGACCATCTACGCTCAGCCAGACAGCCAGGGTGTTCATAAGAGCATGGAACGTCTTTTCACTGGTCTTCCCTACCTTAAGACAGTCACTGGCCTTAACAACATCGACACGACCGGTGTGGTCTCATTGGGCTACCTGTTCCAATACGACAAGAGCTTGGAGAGTGTCGATGTCAGTGGCTGGGACACCAGCCAGGTCAAGAGCATGTCGATGGTCTTTGCCGGCAACAAGTCCCTTACCGAGATTAAGGGCCTCGCCAACTGGGACGTCTCCCAGGTGCAATACATGGTCAGCATGTTTGCTGGCACTCAAGAAATCACGAATCTCGATGGCGTCCAAGGATGGCATCCCGATTCGTTGAAATGGTCAAATCGAATGTTCGAAAATATGCCTTTGCTGGCAAACCTTGACCTTTCCGCCTGGGCCGGCCACACCCCAAATCTGGAGGACATCACGGAGATGTTCGACAACGATCTCTCGACTCCTTCGCAGCTGCATCTGACGGGACTTGGTGGCTGGAGCACTCCGAAGCTGACCAACATGAGGTTCGCTTTCTTTGGGTGCTATCAGCTGACGTCCCTGGATCTGTCCGGTTGGGACATGACGCATATCACTGATCCAAATAACGATGTTGACGCTTTCCCGTATTCCCTCCAGTCCATCACGTTAGGGCCGAAGGCGAGGCTTTATTACTCCTATTCCGGTGGTTATGTATACAGCGCTTTCTACGGTTCCCCGATTAATGGTGGAGCCTTGCCGCAATATAACTTCACGGGCAAGTGGGCCGAAAGCCTCGACGACGCGATTCCATATTCCGGCTCCTACGACAGCGCCACGCTCGGGGATCTGACCCAGACCCACGGGTTCCGTGGCGGCACGTTCGTCTGGGAGCGCTCGGCCAAGCTTACCTTCGACAAGAACGCCGAGGACGCGACCGGCGAGGTCAATGACATCACCAAGACCGCGGCGGAGTTCTCGGCCGCACATCCCGGTGACGTGGTGGTGCCCAACGCCAGCTATTCCCGCACCGGTTTTGAGTTCGCGGGTTGGAAGATCGATGGCAGCGACACCGTCTATCACGCCGCCGATCACGTCTCGTTGACGGCTCCGGGCACTGTTACGCTCCACGCGCAGTGGACGAAGAAGTCGACGGGCCAGACGTCGCTGCAGGGCTACCATGCCAAGTACGAAGTGCTCTACCACGCGACCACCGCGGGAGTGGGCACGCACCATACCGTGACGATCAAGCATGGTTATCAGGGCGCCTGCGCAGGCCAGCCCAACATGCCGCCGCAATGCGACGTGTTCACCGTGGATGGCAACAGCGCCAACGACGTGATGCACCAGAACCGCACGGTGCTCGATGGCATGGGCGTCTACGAACTCCAGATCAAGAGGACCCCGTATCTCTTCAAGACCTGGAACACCAAGCCTGATGGCACCGGCACCACCTACAGGGCCGGCGACACCATCGCCCTGCACCCCGGTGTCACCAACCTCTACACGCAGTGGGAGCCCGGCGCCAAGTACAAGGTGACCTACGACTCCAACAAGCCGCAGGACGCCACGACCGTCACCGGCTCGATGGGCCCGGTGCGCATGACGATTCGCGGAGTCGACCATCCCCATGTGAATTACTTCAACTACAAGTACACCCTGCTCGACAACGTCTATGCGATCGACCCGGGGACGCCCGCCAACATGGGCTCCTGGAAGTTCATCGGCTGGAGCACCGAGCGGCATGGCATTTCGTCCACGACCTACGCCCCGGGCCAGCGGATCGGCCTCAAGCCAGGCTCCACGAAGCTCTACGCCCAGTGGGTCAGGCTTCCCGGTCATATGGACGGCGTGGTCGCGGCCACCTACATGGTTCGTTATCTCCCCAACACGCCTGACGACGCGACGAGTTCGGGCGTGATGGCCGACGACATCTTCCATGTCAACAAGCATGACGACCCCACGGCCGACTTCAACGACCAGTCGCGCACGGTGCTCGACAATGAATACACCGTCGATGGCTATCGTTTCACCGGCTGGACCACGGAGGCTCGTGGCGGCACGCATTATGCTCCCGGAGACCGAATCGAGCACATGAGCCCTGGCATGGTCACACTCTATGCCCATTGGCAGAAGGTTTCGACGCCTCGGCGGCAAGGCGGCCAGACCCCGTTGCCGGGCGGCGGCAACAACCCGCTCATACGTGTGGTGCCCACGCCGGTCATCGTCCCCGCCGCCAACACGGCCGCGAATGGCAACGGCCAGGGCAGCGATGACATGGTCAAGGGCAAGCACGGCGCCCGACCGAAGTGTATGCCCAGCAGCGTGGAGAACCGTCTGAGGAACAAGGCGAGGAGCCACGCCAAGACGGCCGACTGGATCGTCACCGACGAATCCCAGGTGGACGCCAACGCCGCCGCTTGGAGCGACGCCGAATATGAGGGCCTGCCTCGTTGCGCGGCGGTCGCGCCTTCGAACGTGACCAGCGGCGCCAATACCCAGATGAATTGGTGGTGGCTGCTGTTCCTGATCGCCCTCACGGCGTTGGTGCTGTGGTTCGTCTTCTTCAAGAGGAGGAGGCAAGATATCTGGCCGGTGCGTCATTTCAGTGGCGAGAGGAACCGGGCGGCGTGA
- a CDS encoding BspA family leucine-rich repeat surface protein: MRMWNKAVVGALVAAAMTIATGVAASADGSDGASVQQPTSASQPSGQSTSTSVPVSGATTPSGGTSQGQTPEASGGSSQPESASAQSGNDQSKQSRQAPSAQSEEESGQQPEAQGSGDCDQTGIWPGGTAPYRFEKVGTGCVVHIGAGSISGDEYKANANQTATAPWVDPHSDIDNASTMNITGITIEGPVTIYAKSGHAGVHKSMEYLFAGLPHLKTITGLTNIDTTGVESMGGLFDYDKSLETVDVTGWDTSLVDDMSLMFNDNESLTEIKGLAGWKVNKVQYMVSMFDYTKKITNLDGVQGWQPDALKWSDRMFRDMPSLTHLDLSAWAGHTSNLENIEEMFSNDGVSAGPSQLHLTGLGGWSTPKLTRMRFAFFGCYQVTSLDLSGWDTTHVTHPDDQNVALPYSLQTLKLGPKTKLYYYYDGGNLYSVFYGSPINGGAYPQYNYTGYWAESLDDATPYPGAYNINTLADLTQTPGFRGGTFVWERSATLAFDKNAPDATGEIANVVKGSAEYSTTHPGSVTVPSAEYSRSGFTFAGWKIDGSNTIYHAGDHVTFTEPGTVTLRAQWTRIPAHIGGIVEATYMVRYMVNTPDGATSSGVMADDIFHVNNSGNPSVDFGNQSRTVLANGYSVNGYHFTGWTTGINGGTHYAPGERIEHMGPGMVLLYAQWAVDTPSSQQSNTTPTIPGPGGNTIIRTVITPVTAPAGGLAPNGNGASRDATVNGAGKSGARPKCMPSSVEKRLKSRTKAADWIVTDESQVAANDAAWSDSEYVGLPRCAAVAPSGVSSGVNTPMNWGWMLSLLALTALLLWIIFLMKRRQELGPVRHFSGESTGMHLRGVNR; the protein is encoded by the coding sequence ATGAGAATGTGGAATAAAGCAGTAGTAGGTGCGTTGGTCGCCGCGGCGATGACCATCGCCACCGGTGTCGCGGCGTCGGCGGATGGTTCCGATGGCGCTTCGGTGCAGCAGCCGACGAGCGCTTCGCAGCCGTCTGGGCAAAGCACGTCGACGTCCGTGCCCGTTTCTGGTGCGACGACACCCAGCGGCGGCACCTCTCAGGGCCAGACGCCCGAGGCGAGCGGTGGCTCAAGCCAGCCTGAGAGCGCATCGGCGCAAAGTGGCAATGACCAATCCAAGCAGTCTCGGCAAGCGCCGAGCGCGCAATCCGAAGAGGAGAGCGGTCAGCAGCCCGAGGCGCAAGGCAGCGGGGATTGCGACCAGACCGGCATATGGCCGGGTGGCACCGCGCCCTATCGCTTCGAAAAGGTCGGCACCGGATGCGTGGTGCACATTGGCGCCGGCTCGATTTCGGGCGACGAATATAAGGCCAATGCCAACCAAACGGCAACCGCTCCTTGGGTCGACCCCCATTCCGACATCGACAATGCCTCGACCATGAATATCACTGGAATCACCATTGAAGGGCCAGTGACCATTTACGCCAAGAGCGGCCATGCGGGCGTCCACAAGAGCATGGAATATCTTTTCGCCGGGCTTCCCCATCTCAAGACTATCACGGGCCTGACCAACATCGACACGACTGGTGTGGAGTCCATGGGAGGCCTGTTCGACTATGACAAAAGCCTGGAGACTGTCGACGTCACTGGTTGGGACACGAGCCTGGTCGATGACATGTCGTTGATGTTCAATGACAACGAGTCGCTTACCGAGATCAAGGGTCTTGCCGGCTGGAAAGTCAACAAAGTGCAGTACATGGTCAGCATGTTCGACTACACCAAGAAAATCACGAATCTTGACGGCGTCCAAGGGTGGCAGCCTGACGCGTTGAAGTGGTCGGATCGAATGTTCAGGGACATGCCATCGCTGACCCATCTTGACCTTTCCGCTTGGGCGGGCCATACCTCGAATTTGGAGAACATCGAGGAAATGTTCTCGAACGATGGCGTCTCCGCTGGTCCCTCCCAGCTGCATCTGACGGGCCTTGGCGGCTGGAGCACTCCGAAGCTGACCAGGATGAGGTTCGCCTTCTTCGGTTGCTATCAGGTGACATCCTTGGATCTGTCCGGTTGGGACACGACGCATGTCACTCATCCAGACGACCAGAACGTCGCCCTCCCGTATTCTCTCCAGACCCTCAAGTTGGGGCCGAAGACGAAGCTCTATTACTATTATGACGGCGGTAATCTCTATAGCGTTTTCTACGGCTCGCCGATCAATGGCGGGGCCTATCCGCAATACAACTACACGGGTTACTGGGCCGAGAGCCTTGACGACGCGACTCCGTATCCGGGTGCCTACAACATCAACACGCTCGCTGATCTGACCCAGACCCCCGGGTTCCGTGGCGGCACGTTCGTCTGGGAGCGCTCGGCCACGCTGGCCTTCGATAAGAACGCGCCCGACGCGACCGGCGAGATCGCCAACGTCGTCAAGGGTTCGGCGGAGTACTCGACCACCCATCCCGGCAGCGTCACGGTGCCAAGCGCCGAATATTCCCGCAGCGGCTTCACGTTCGCGGGTTGGAAGATCGATGGCAGCAACACCATTTATCACGCCGGCGACCACGTCACGTTCACCGAGCCCGGAACTGTCACGCTCCGCGCGCAGTGGACCAGGATTCCGGCGCACATCGGCGGCATAGTCGAGGCCACCTACATGGTCCGTTACATGGTCAACACGCCTGACGGCGCGACCAGTTCGGGCGTGATGGCCGACGACATCTTCCACGTCAACAATAGCGGCAATCCCTCGGTCGACTTCGGCAACCAGTCTCGCACGGTGCTCGCCAATGGCTATAGCGTCAACGGCTATCACTTCACCGGCTGGACTACGGGAATCAATGGCGGCACGCACTACGCTCCGGGCGAGCGAATCGAGCATATGGGCCCGGGCATGGTTCTCCTTTACGCCCAGTGGGCCGTGGACACGCCGTCGAGCCAGCAGTCCAACACGACTCCGACGATTCCGGGGCCTGGCGGCAACACGATTATCCGTACCGTGATCACGCCGGTCACCGCTCCCGCTGGTGGCTTGGCTCCGAATGGCAACGGCGCGAGCCGCGACGCCACGGTCAACGGCGCTGGCAAGTCCGGCGCTCGCCCGAAGTGCATGCCCAGCAGCGTTGAGAAGCGCCTGAAGAGCAGGACCAAGGCCGCTGATTGGATCGTCACCGACGAATCCCAGGTGGCCGCCAACGACGCCGCCTGGAGCGACTCCGAGTACGTTGGCCTGCCTCGTTGCGCGGCGGTCGCGCCCTCGGGCGTGAGCAGCGGCGTCAACACCCCGATGAATTGGGGCTGGATGCTGTCTCTGCTCGCTCTCACGGCGTTGCTGCTCTGGATCATCTTCCTGATGAAGAGGAGGCAGGAGCTCGGGCCGGTGCGTCACTTCAGTGGCGAGAGCACCGGAATGCACCTGAGGGGTGTGAATCGCTGA
- a CDS encoding BspA family leucine-rich repeat surface protein, protein MVMKSWSKPAIGLLIASAMVIGTGVVANAAGSADDSAQSQTSSSQTAADPAAHAVSSDQDKAKQKDPNLPQLPKPEEDETKGAQPAPSAQSESQQPQTQDDAAVSDCRGSDTWKNGTATYSLEQTSEGCVFHLHAGTIKNGFRTDYMGNYRADAPWYTSYGYIFTDKIDVISIDGPVTVSDHTLKYLFGGLDGLKKITGLEHIDMTDVTDISELFSGDTGLETLDVSGLNTSDVTTADKIFWGCTSLTSITGLGTWNVHNVTTMSRPFYNDEKLAHIDGIGSWHPDALTSAAEMFYGLDSLTSLDLSGWKGHVSSLTSMREMFRGSYKITSLTGLAGWDVHKVKDLSNAFYHLPSLTTLDLTGWKPSLEGDGASGVFDHCTELTEIKGLENWDVSKATTIGFMFSDDEALTSLDLTGWSPGNATNLSYMFYDNYNLKTIKGLGDWDVHSAKDVKWMFGECKRLTDIGDLSRWNTSSFENMERMFQETECLTDFGNISQWDVSNVTNMNYAFCFSGMTSVDLSGWDTRSLTEAKDAIYCMDLVKIVLGPKTKLLDEFIVGPSIQDGHSGFWVESPDDPSPRPGEIDYLEPLTREPDFAGGTFLDPYTTAVTFNPFEEDAQGETDDVVKYTLDDVTAENPVYLTLPENGYTYPGYKFIGWSMDDPTGTGIGDILRQPGYQYKATKPGYQLFYANWAKVGDLEPTPTPNPIPNPNPNLNPNPGAGQGPINPNPGAGSPVNIYNTRNVFVTGPVIGVAPNAATPTPQHDGLQKDLKGSRSRPKCMPADVAKRLTKKHSASAAAYTESNATGAAWKDSDYLGLPRCAVAQPEATAKSPTHSFNWLWLLLLLLVAIVVATYVYEKNKNRSDQDARHSNGADSGEIAF, encoded by the coding sequence GGCCATCGGCTTGTTGATCGCGTCGGCGATGGTGATAGGGACCGGTGTGGTGGCGAACGCCGCTGGTTCTGCCGACGACTCGGCCCAGTCGCAGACAAGCAGCTCGCAGACTGCCGCCGATCCGGCGGCTCACGCGGTCTCGAGCGATCAGGATAAGGCGAAGCAGAAGGATCCAAACCTGCCGCAGCTCCCGAAGCCCGAGGAGGATGAGACGAAGGGGGCCCAACCCGCCCCGAGCGCTCAGTCTGAATCGCAGCAGCCCCAGACGCAGGATGATGCCGCGGTCTCGGACTGCCGTGGCTCCGACACCTGGAAAAACGGCACCGCCACGTACTCGTTGGAGCAGACCAGTGAGGGTTGCGTGTTTCATTTGCATGCAGGCACCATCAAAAACGGGTTTCGAACCGATTACATGGGGAACTACCGCGCTGATGCCCCTTGGTATACCAGCTACGGCTATATTTTTACGGACAAGATTGACGTGATTTCCATCGATGGCCCCGTCACCGTTTCCGATCATACGCTGAAGTATCTGTTCGGAGGGTTGGACGGACTCAAGAAGATTACCGGCCTGGAGCACATCGACATGACCGATGTCACCGACATTAGTGAGCTGTTCTCGGGTGATACAGGCTTGGAGACGCTTGATGTCAGCGGGTTGAACACCTCCGATGTGACCACCGCCGATAAGATTTTCTGGGGCTGCACATCGCTGACTTCGATCACCGGTCTGGGGACTTGGAACGTCCATAATGTGACGACGATGAGTCGGCCATTTTATAACGACGAGAAGCTCGCGCATATTGATGGCATCGGTTCTTGGCATCCGGATGCGTTGACGAGCGCCGCCGAGATGTTTTACGGTCTTGATTCACTGACCAGCCTCGACCTCTCCGGTTGGAAGGGGCATGTTTCAAGTCTGACGAGTATGAGAGAAATGTTCCGTGGCTCATACAAAATAACTTCCTTGACTGGTCTTGCAGGATGGGATGTCCATAAGGTAAAGGACCTTTCCAACGCGTTTTATCATCTCCCCTCATTGACCACGCTTGATCTAACTGGCTGGAAACCAAGTCTGGAGGGCGATGGCGCGAGTGGCGTGTTCGATCACTGCACGGAGTTAACTGAAATCAAGGGCTTGGAAAATTGGGATGTCTCAAAAGCCACCACCATTGGTTTCATGTTCTCCGACGATGAAGCCCTGACGTCGCTAGATTTGACTGGCTGGAGCCCCGGGAATGCGACTAATTTGAGCTATATGTTCTACGATAATTACAACTTGAAGACCATCAAGGGCCTTGGCGATTGGGATGTTCACAGCGCGAAGGATGTTAAGTGGATGTTCGGCGAGTGCAAAAGATTGACCGATATCGGTGACCTTTCCCGTTGGAACACCTCGAGCTTCGAGAACATGGAGCGTATGTTTCAGGAGACCGAGTGCTTGACTGATTTTGGGAACATCTCGCAATGGGATGTCTCGAATGTCACGAATATGAATTATGCCTTCTGCTTCAGTGGTATGACCTCTGTCGACCTGTCCGGCTGGGATACGAGGAGTCTTACTGAGGCCAAAGACGCAATCTACTGCATGGACCTCGTCAAGATTGTTCTTGGACCGAAGACCAAGTTGCTCGACGAGTTCATTGTGGGTCCTTCGATTCAAGATGGCCACAGCGGTTTTTGGGTGGAGAGTCCTGACGACCCTTCGCCAAGGCCCGGTGAGATAGACTACCTAGAACCGCTGACCCGTGAGCCCGATTTTGCGGGTGGCACGTTCCTTGATCCGTATACAACGGCCGTGACCTTCAATCCGTTCGAAGAAGACGCTCAGGGAGAAACCGATGATGTCGTGAAGTATACGCTTGACGATGTTACCGCTGAGAACCCTGTCTATCTTACATTGCCTGAGAACGGCTACACTTATCCAGGCTACAAGTTTATTGGTTGGTCGATGGACGATCCCACGGGCACGGGTATCGGTGACATTTTACGTCAGCCGGGATATCAGTACAAAGCAACTAAGCCAGGTTACCAGCTGTTTTACGCGAATTGGGCGAAGGTCGGGGATCTCGAGCCGACTCCGACTCCGAATCCGATTCCTAACCCGAATCCCAATCTCAACCCGAATCCGGGTGCGGGTCAAGGTCCGATCAACCCTAACCCTGGAGCAGGCTCCCCGGTCAACATCTACAACACCCGTAACGTGTTCGTCACGGGTCCGGTGATTGGCGTGGCGCCCAACGCGGCGACGCCCACCCCGCAGCATGACGGCTTGCAGAAGGATCTCAAGGGATCTCGCTCGCGTCCGAAGTGCATGCCGGCCGATGTGGCCAAGCGCTTGACCAAGAAGCATTCGGCGAGTGCCGCGGCCTACACCGAAAGCAATGCCACGGGCGCGGCTTGGAAGGATTCGGACTATCTGGGTCTGCCGCGTTGCGCGGTGGCGCAGCCCGAGGCGACGGCCAAGAGCCCGACCCATTCCTTCAACTGGCTGTGGCTGTTGCTCCTGCTCCTCGTGGCCATCGTGGTCGCCACGTATGTTTATGAGAAGAACAAGAACCGCAGCGACCAGGACGCGCGCCATTCCAATGGCGCAGATTCCGGTGAGATCGCGTTCTGA
- a CDS encoding LytTR family DNA-binding domain-containing protein — protein sequence MSITFRSNPQLSDGKMNVIVEAEKPTEDAMQLMQAIKTLQQNSTSTIVIDTNDSLEIVPFSSIVSVDVKDKLLIIRVLAAATTTGTATTTQKPGPVTRTLTTRDTLNHFLTRLPSGFVRISRQTIINIHHLRSLTLSYSGNMDAKLSGGVEETVGRRYVAKLREIIGAAS from the coding sequence ATGTCTATTACGTTTCGCTCGAATCCCCAATTATCCGACGGCAAGATGAACGTCATCGTCGAGGCGGAGAAGCCGACCGAGGACGCGATGCAGCTGATGCAGGCCATCAAGACGCTTCAGCAGAACTCCACCTCCACCATCGTCATCGACACGAACGACAGCCTCGAGATCGTGCCGTTCTCCTCCATCGTCTCCGTGGACGTGAAAGACAAGCTGCTCATCATCCGCGTGCTCGCCGCCGCCACAACCACCGGCACGGCCACGACCACCCAGAAGCCGGGCCCGGTGACCCGCACCCTGACCACCCGAGACACCCTCAACCACTTCCTGACACGCCTGCCATCGGGCTTCGTGCGCATATCGCGCCAGACGATCATCAACATCCACCACCTGCGCTCCCTGACGCTGAGCTACTCCGGCAACATGGACGCCAAGCTGAGCGGCGGCGTGGAGGAGACCGTGGGACGACGCTACGTGGCGAAACTGCGTGAGATCATCGGAGCGGCATCATGA